A single region of the Podospora pseudopauciseta strain CBS 411.78 chromosome 1, whole genome shotgun sequence genome encodes:
- a CDS encoding hypothetical protein (EggNog:ENOG503NU59; COG:J), translating into MIPPALTRLSRVWFPTKKRPASGVENGHAMLIRAGFLRPSHAGIFHMLPLGRRVQTKLEELVARHMEHMLAASRVSLSAVSSQSLWDKSGRLENTASELFKFSDRKNVGYLLAPTHEEEITALVAQTAKTAKDLPLRLFQITPKYRDEFRPRHGLLRGREFVMKDLYTFDSSKESALKTYDNVRLVYSQIFEEMKLPVLAAKASSGNMGGNLSHEYHLPTPLGEDHVISCDSCNYVANEEVAESVLSDQVVSDTTFRVWRGITKDRTKLVNVWYPKQTQPLDGGALREYTDLDINIAEVKSIIPDLDAGVEDALPLWSTAAAAGGTAVELVNIVDCRLPLSFSESLVGTTPTIPSWPKNLTPRNQVPVSVSVQNTNQWNKDRPLNLIRIQTGDKCPSCVSGHLKAERAMELGHTFYLGTRYSEALGATILVPNDERKAVPMQMGCYGIGISRIIGAVAELLMDEKGLNWPVAIAPYSCVIVMGAGVDEQDAVEVYRQINQIGRVQAKYLDVVLDDRQKTLPWKLMDADLVGFPIIVTLGREWLAAKRLEIQCRRLGVKQAVEITELPQIIAKLHGDL; encoded by the exons ATGATCCCGCCCGCGCTCACCCGTCTCTCGCGGGTATGGTTTCCCACCAAAAAAAGACCAGCATCGGGAGTAGAAAATGGGCATGCGATGCTGATCCGTGCTGGGTTTTTGCGCCCTTCTCACGCCGGTATCTTCCACATGCTTCCTCTGGGGAGGCGCGTGCAGACCAAGctcgaggagctggtggccAGACATATGGAGCATATGTTGG CTGCCTCGAGGGTCTCGTTGTCGGCTGTATCAAGCCAGTCTCTCTGGGACAAGAGTGGGAGGCTTGAGAATACCGCGTCCGAG CTCTTCAAGTTCTCTGACCGGAAAAACGTTGGCTACCTTCTGGCCCCAACACATGAAGAGGAAATTACCGCTCTGGTGGCCCAGACGGCCAAGACAGCAAAGGATCTCCCCCTCAGGCTATTTCAGATTACACCCAAGTACCGCGATGAGTTTCGCCCGCGCCATGGCCTCCTCCGCGGACGAGAATTCGTTATGAAGGACCTCTATACCTTCGACAGCAGCAAAGAGTCCGCTCTAAAAACCTACGATAACGTTCGTCTGGTGTATTCGCAGATATTTGAGGAGATGAAACTCCCAGTGTTAGCAGCCAAGGCCAGCTCAGGTAACATGGGAGGTAATCTCAGCCACGAATACCATCTTCCCACGCCACTTGGAGAAGACCATGTTATCAGTTGTGATAGCTGCAACTATGTTGCTAACGAGGAGGTGGCTGAATCAGTACTTTCTGACCAGGTTGTCAGTGACACGACCTTCCGCGTCTGGCGAGGCATCACCAAGGACCGAACCAAATTGGTCAACGTCTGGTACCCTAAGCAAACACAACCACTTGATGGAGGTGCGTTGAGAGAGTATACGGACCTTGACATAAACATTGCGGAGGTGAAATCCATAATACCTGACCTGGATGCCGGTGTTGAGGATGCGCTGCCGCTGTGGTCGACGGCGGCAGCTGCGGGTGGGACAGCTGTGGAGCTCGTGAACATTGTTGACTGCCGGCTTCCGCTGTCTTTCTCTGAGAGCCTGGTGGGAACTACGCCAACCATCCCAAGTTGGCCCAAAAATTTGACGCCACGCAACCAAGTGCCAGTGTCGGTTTCAGttcaaaacaccaaccaaTGGAACAAAGACAGACCACTCAATCTCATTCGGATCCAGACAGGCGACAAGTGCCCTTCGTGCGTATCCGGACATTTAAAGGCAGAGAGGGCAATGGAGTTAGGACACACATTTTACCTTGGCACCCGGTACTCAGAAGCCCTGGGAGCTACAATCTTGGTGCCCAATGATGAGAGGAAAGCTGTGCCAATGCAGATGGGTTGCTATGGAATCGGTATCTCACGCATTATTGGCGCCGTCGCAGAGCTCCTGATGGACGAAAAGGGATTGAATTGGCCGGTGGCTATTGCACCCTACTCCTGTGTCATAGTTATGGGCGCTGGTGTCGACGAACAGGATGCGGTGGAGGTGTATCGCCAGATCAACCAGATAGGACGAGTTCAGGCCAAATATCTCGATGTCGTGCTGGACGACAGGCAAAAGACTCTACCCTGGAAGTTGATGGATGCCGATTTAGTCGGTTTCCCCATCATAGTCACGCTTGGGAGGGAGTGGCTTGCGGCAAAACGCCTCGAGATACAATGTCGACGATTAGGGGTAAAGCAAGCAGTCGAGATAACCGAGCTACCACAGATAATAGCCAAGTTGCACGGAGACTTGTAG
- the MAK21 gene encoding RNA-binding ribosome biosynthesis protein mak21 (BUSCO:EOG092612XD; EggNog:ENOG503NUH0; COG:J; COG:K), translating to MGIKRTKDKKKAAKSTFDEAALAQLTSKIDKTLGGSEKQETTKRKRQRDSDDTPDSKRRQTQPHEQQMQGGRSDKHTVLLDEILALGGDKEDLELVANLESDNEDGDAPKSKPAAADGSLDDALRQELAKFASSLGFQKLRDDEEDPNTDDSEPEDEDVKGGEAELDTEEEGEGEDEQQEDQEEEEEEEEAELDEDQEGQAEEPVAEKVKEVVDQRQEARQGKKSGKLIFEPRPDWHGLSMEGLPSTVSGNAKPHFASIANLKTYAQALLDEDSAAFNKKQSSSSTQRFMSTIMSSGTLSDKVSALTLSIQESPLHTCKAFENLIALAGKKSRGQAIAALGALVDLLGNGSVLPSDRRLRVFGAQPALLCALHGQGSSPWTQSSKLPGKLTQSHLMMWAYEDWLKDAYFRIIQLLETWCSDEIEYSRSRALDFVFGLLKSKPEQEANLLRLLVNKLGDRERKIASRASYLILQLLNLHPGMKAVVIKTVELEVLLKPGQSMRTRYYAVNTLNQTILSTKEPAIADNLLRIYFESFLSLLKTGSLGDMGGLDSEKKVDHNRKKDKKRKGPSTTVTGNEQETAQKLVSSLLTGVNRAIPFAGADDSTLEKHLDTLFRITHSSNFNTSVQALMLIQQLASSKLLAVDRFYRTLYESLLDPRLITSSKQALYLNLLYRAMKNDVDVRRVKAFVKRLVQVLSLHQAPFACGILFLIAELQSNFPDLHTLLDEPEDNEDDEDEVYKDVRDEEPHTQAPVQEGETTTLRRSGAYDGRKRDPEHSNAHRSCLWELVPFLSHYHPSVGVFATNLLSRQDKKLPKPDLANHTLMHFLDRFVYRNPKTEDPKRGGSIMQPVLASGSASHIVASHKAEAKQAKTVNSASFWNLKPEQVSAEDVFFHEYFARIGKPAEGAQKKEEAKIAADSDDEEAEDEIWEALVNSRPEVEGDDADEVSDIDMEGYEDSDEDMDVDATIDQDMEDLGSDVSDDDGFEGIFGDSEESEDDDGEGEDDKAQGPKEEARKKFSEARRRKKELKALPTFASVDDYAEMLADEQDGLED from the exons ATGGGTATCAAGCGCACgaaggacaagaaaaagGCTGCGAAATCAACATTTGATGAGGCCGCCCTTGCTCAACTGACAAGCAAAATTGACAAGACTCTTGGTGGATCTGAGAAGCAGGAGACGACAAAGCGCAAGAGACAGCGCGACAGCGACGATACCCCCGACTCGAAGCGACGTCAGACCCAGCCTCACGAGCAGCAAATGCAAGGAGGGAGAAGCGACAAGCATACTGTTCTCTTGGACGAGATTCTAGCCCTCGGCGGAGACAAGGAGGATCTCGAATTGGTAGCCAATCTTGAATCAGACAACGAGGATGGTGATGCGCCCAAGTCCAAGCCTGCTGCGGCCGATGGCTCTTTAGACGATGCCCTCCGGCAAGAGCTAGCCAAGTTCGCTTCCAGCCTTGGCTTCCAGAAGCTAcgtgacgacgaggaagacccCAATACCGATGATTCTGAGCCggaagacgaggatgttAAGGGCGGGGAGGCCGAGCTAGAcacggaggaagagggcgagggggaagatgaacaacaagaagaccaggaggaggaggaggaggaggaggaagcagaACTCGACGAAGATCAGGAAGGCCAAGCGGAAGAGCCCGTGGCTGAGAAAGTGAAAGAAGTAGTGGACCAGCGGCAAGAAGCTCGCCAGGGCAAGAAATCAGGCAAGCTG ATTTTTGAACCAAGACCTGATTGGCACGGCCTCTCGATGGAGGGTCTTCCGTCTACTGTTTCCGGCAATGCCAAACCGCACTTCGCTTCGATTGCCAACTTGAAGACATATGCGCAGGCGCTTTTGGACGAAGACTCGGCAGCTTTTAACAAAAAACAGTCCTCGAGCTCGACCCAGAGGTTTATGTCCACCATCATGTCATCCGGCACACTGTCGGACAAAGTATCAGCCCTCACCTTGTCTATACAGGAGTCCCCCCTCCATACCTGCAAGGCTTTCGAAAATCTGATCGCGCTTGCTGGCAAGAAAAGCCGCGGACAAGCAATCGCAGCGCTGGGGGCGCTGGTTGATCTTCTCGGCAACGGTTCAGTGCTCCCAAGCGACCGTCGTCTGCGAGTTTTCGGTGCTCAGCCTGCACTCCTGTGCGCTCTTCACGGACAGGGCTCTTCCCCATGGACGCAATCTAGCAAGCTGCCCGGCAAGCTTACCCAGTCGCATTTGATGATGTGGGCATATGAGGATTGGCTTAAAGATGCCTACTTCCGCATCATCCAGCTCTTGGAGACCTGGTGTTCCGATGAGATTGAATACTCGAGGTCGCGAGCTCTCGATTTCGTCTTTGGCCTTCTCAAAAGCAAGCCTGAGCAGGAGGCCAATCTCCTCCGGCTGCTCGTGAACAAGTTGGGCGACCGGGAGCGCAAAATTGCATCACGAGCGTCGTATCTCATTTTGCAGTTGTTGAACCTCCACCCAGGAATGAAAGCTGTCGTCATCAAGACTGTGGAGCTCGAGGTTCTTCTCAAGCCAGGGCAAAGTATGCGCACAAGGTATTATGCTGTCAACACTTTGAACCAGACAATCCTGAGTACGAAGGAGCCCGCCATTGCCGACAACCTTCTGCGGATATATTTTGAGTCCTTCTTGTCACTGTTAAAGACGGGCTCACTGGGCGATATGGGCGGCCTGGACAGTGAGAAAAAGGTCGACCACAACcggaagaaggacaagaagcgGAAGGGACCCAGCACTACCGTTACTGGAAACGAGCAGGAAACGGCGCAAAAGCTAGTATCTTCGTTACTCACAGGCGTCAACCGAGCCATCCCCTTTGCCGGGGCCGATGACTCGACTCTGGAAAAGCACCTCGATACCCTCTTCCGGATCACACATTCATCCAATTTCAACACGAGTGTGCAGGCCCTAATGCTCATACAGCAGCTAGCCTCATCAAAACTGTTGGCCGTGGATAGGTTTTACCGGACATTGTATGAGTCTCTCCTCGACCCAAGACTTATCACTTCATCCAAGCAGGCGCTGTATCTTAATCTTTTGTATCGGGCCATGAAGAACGACGTCGACGTTCGGCGCGTCAAGGCCTTTGTCAAGAGACTGGTTCAGGTTTTGAGCTTGCACCAAGCTCCGTTCGCCTGTGGAATCTTGTTTTTGATCGCCGAGCTGCAATCCAATTTCCCGGACCTTCATACTTTGCTTGACGAGCCTGAAGATaacgaggacgatgaggacgaggtgtACAAGGATGTTAGGGACGAGGAGCCTCACACCCAGGCTCCTGTGCAAGAGGGAGAAACGACAACCCTTCGACGCAGTGGGGCTTACGATGGCCGCAAACGAGACCCGGAGCATAGCAATGCCCACCGGAGCTGCCTCTGGGAGCTG GTACCGTTCCTTTCCCATTATCACCCATCAGTTGGCGTGTTTGCTACAAATCTGCTGTCTCGACAGGACAAGAAGCTTCCCAAGCCTGACCTGGCCAACCATACGTTGATGCACTTCCTTGACAGGTTTGTGTACCGCAATCCCAAGACCGAGGATCCCAAACGGGGTGGTTCTATCATGCAGCCTGTACTTGCGTCGGGCAGCGCCTCGCACATTGTGGCATCTCACAAGGCAGAAGCCAAACAGGCCAAGACTGTCAACTCGGCTTCATTCTGGAATTTGAAGCCCGAGCAAGTCTCGGCCGAAGATGTCTTCTTTCACGAATACTTCGCCCGTATTGGCAAGCCTGCCGAAGGCGCacagaagaaggaggaagccaAGATTGCGGCTGATtctgatgacgaggaggccgaagaCGAGATCTGGGAAGCGCTGGTCAATTCTCGGCCCGAGGTCGAGGGAGACGATGCGGACGAGGTTTCAGACATTGACATGGAGGGCTACGAGGATTCCGACGAGGACATGGACGTTGATGCTACGATTGATCAGGATATGGAAGACCTCGGGTCGGATgtttctgatgatgatggattCGAGGGCATCTTTGGAGATTCCGAGGAAAGCGAAGACGATGACGGTGAAGGCGAGGACGACAAGGCCCAGGGACCCAAGGAGGAGGCACGGAAGAAGTTCAGCGAGGCCAGACGTAGgaagaaggagctcaaggctCTCCCCACGTTCGCTTCAGTTGATGACTACGCCGAGATGTTGGCCGACGAGCAAGACGGGTTGGAAGACTAG